The genomic region TTCAATTTGAGCATTTGGATAGTGAGACTTGGTGTATTTTTTCCCTTGAGCAATAGCCTGCGGATGTGAGAAAATTTTTTCAATCACCTTATCCTGCGAAGTTGCTAGAAGCTGTTGTTTAATCGGTTGAATCATTTCAGCAACTGCTTCAATTTGTGCTTGATGAAAAAGGTAGTCCAAGGTTTCATGAACTGACCCTTCAATGGAATTTTCAACAGGAATAATAGCGTAATCAACTACACCTTCTTCATAAGATTTAATCACTTCTGTGATGTTGCCAAAAGACACCCTATCAGCGCTAGGAAATGCCTTAATCGCAACATTGTGCGTAAAAGAACCATTTGGTCCTAAATAGCCAACTTTCATCCAATTTCCTCAACAATTTCTTCTGGTGTTTTGCCAGTAACTTCAATAATGCGGGTAGCCGCAGACTCATACATGTCTCTACGTCCATCAAAGATAGCCTTGAACGCTTCTTTACTGTTATTAACAAATAGCGGACGGACATTTTGGCTATCATTTTTAATGCGGTCATAAAGGATTTCAAAATCAGCTTTAAGGTAGATGGTTTCAGGATTTTTTGCCAAAATCTCACGATTAATCGGATTAATCACAACACCACCACCCGTTGAAATAACGTGGTCAGAATCCACCAATTCTGCTAGAACTTGTGATTCAATCTCACGGAATTTTGCTTCGCCTTCTTTTTCAAAAAAGTCCGCAATTGACATGCCAATATGCTCTGTAATCAAAGCATCCATGTCGATATAATCTTTATCTAAAAGTGAGGAAATGGTTGATTTACCAGATCCCATAAATCCAATAATAATTCTAGCCATGTGACAAGACCTCCAAATCACTAAAGAAGCTTGGGTAGCTTGTGTTGATTGCTTCTGCTCGCTCTAACTCAACATCACCCTCTGACACCAAAAGCGCGGCAATTGACGCCATCATACCGATACGGTGGTCACCGAAGGTATTGATTTTAGCACCATGAAGCGGTGTTTTTCCTTTGATAATCATACCGTCATCTGTTGGTGTAATATCAGCTCCCATAGCATTCAAAGCATCTACCACTACTTGGATACGATCTGTTTCTTTGACTTTTAACTCTTCAGCATCACGAATGACTGTTGTGCCACTTGCTTGGGTAGCAAGAAGCGCAATAATTGGCAATTCATCAATCAAGCGTGGAATGATTTCACCACCAATTTCAGTGCCGTGAAGTTCAGATGTTTCCACCGTAATTGTTGCTGATTTGGCAATGTCATCAACATCTGAAATAGTCATTTTTCCACCCATTGCTTCAATGACATCTAGAATACCTGTACGTGTTTCATTGATACCAACATTTTCAAGCACCACGTTAGCATTTGGAACAATAAGCCCTGCAACTAACCAGAAAGCTGCTGAAGAAATATCACCTGGAACAACAACATCTTGACCAGTGAATTCTTGACCACCTTTGATGCGAATTTCTTTGACATTGACATTAATTTCTCCGCCAAATTGGACAATCATATCTTCAGTATGATTACGTGTTTTTTCTTTTTCGATAATGACTGATTCGCCATCTGCCTGCAAAGCAGCAAAGATAAGTGCTGACTTGACCTGAGCA from Streptococcus lutetiensis harbors:
- a CDS encoding shikimate kinase, whose translation is MARIIIGFMGSGKSTISSLLDKDYIDMDALITEHIGMSIADFFEKEGEAKFREIESQVLAELVDSDHVISTGGGVVINPINREILAKNPETIYLKADFEILYDRIKNDSQNVRPLFVNNSKEAFKAIFDGRRDMYESAATRIIEVTGKTPEEIVEEIG
- the aroA gene encoding 3-phosphoshikimate 1-carboxyvinyltransferase, coding for MKLLTNVSQLQGTLRVPGDKSISHRSIMFGSLAKGKTTVRDILRGEDVLSTMQVFRDLGVDIQDDGELVTITGVGFDGLKAPQNKLDMGNSGTSIRLISGVFAGQDFTVEMFGDDSLSKRPMDRVTIPLRQMGVEVSGQTERDLPPLTMHGSKSLKPIHYQLPVASAQVKSALIFAALQADGESVIIEKEKTRNHTEDMIVQFGGEINVNVKEIRIKGGQEFTGQDVVVPGDISSAAFWLVAGLIVPNANVVLENVGINETRTGILDVIEAMGGKMTISDVDDIAKSATITVETSELHGTEIGGEIIPRLIDELPIIALLATQASGTTVIRDAEELKVKETDRIQVVVDALNAMGADITPTDDGMIIKGKTPLHGAKINTFGDHRIGMMASIAALLVSEGDVELERAEAINTSYPSFFSDLEVLSHG